ACGCCATCCGGCAATAATCTCCTGCACCTCGTCCAAGCTCTTGCCCTTGGTTTCGGGAATGTAAAGAAACACGAACCCAAACGTCAACCCAATGCTAACGGTGAACACCCAGAACGGAAGGTATGCACCGACATTGTCAAGCGCTATCTGGAACAATTTCAACACGGCAAAGATGGCGACACCGCTCAGAATTCCAAACAGGGCGTTCGCGTGGGCTCGAATGTTTTTGGGGAAAATTTCACTCATAATTGCAAACGGCACAGTGGCCATCCCGAAGGCGTACGAAATGACGAAGAACAGCAGCCCAACGAACGAGACCCAGCCGAAGCTTTCAACGTTCACGCCGGCCGCCTCGAGCGTAAAGTAGATGGAAACGAGCAGCAGCCCTATACAGCTTCCGGCACCAGACCACAGTAGCAGGGGACGTCGGCCGACACGATCGACTAAAAACACCGGAAAGGACACGGTCACCATTTGCACAACACCAAGCACGATGGACATTTGCGCGTCGGTTAGATCGCTGGAAATCTGGGAAAAGATGGTCTGCGCGTAGCTCAGGACTGCTTGAACACCTGACATCTGCATACCCACAGCAAGAATCAACACAATGATGATATTGTTACGATAAGCCGGCAGAAACAGTTCTCTCATCGAGCCTCGTTCGCTGGCTGTTCGTTCGATGGATTTCCGGGTACAGTTGAGCTCTTCCTCTACGGCCGAGGTCCGCCTCAGCCATTTTAAGCTGCGTCCCCTTCCGAGCAGATAGTGCGGGGACTCGGGCATCCACACGAAGGTGAGCAGAAATAGAACCGGGCCAACCATGGAAAGCCAAGCCAGTGTCTCGAAGCTAACGTAAGGCCCGACGGAGTATTCGAACAGTATCGCCAATTTAGCCAGTACCGTGATGAGCGAAGCGGCCGCACCCCGAACTTCGTCCGAAGTGATCTCCCCGATGTAGATGGAAATTATTCCATACGCCATGCCGTACGAAATACCGAAGAGAAAGCGGGCGATGTACAACAACAGCGCCGTCCGAGCTAATGCGATCATAATCCATCCGGCAATCACGGGTAGAGCACTGGCAATAAATGGCCACTTGCGTCCAAATCGGTCCACAGTGAGCCCGACAAGTATCATACCAAAGATACCGCCGATGGCTTGAATTGATACGATCCAGGAACCGTCACCGGACGTAATCGATAGCGGGGGGTTCGGCACGTTGAGGAGCTTCGGTAGGGCTGGCGAAGACCATGCGTTGGTGCATAGAACCATAAAGATGCAGAGAGTAgctaaagagagagagagagagttggaAATGCGCAATCAGATACAAACAACAAGGAATTTGTGTGTCACTTACCAGAAAATGATGCCAAGTACTCATTTCTGTGTAACAGCAGACGCGAAATCCACGGTGAAGTAGTCATGGTGACGAACTGAGAGCGAATGAGAACCGTAACATTCGCATTTCAAGTGGGTAGACATTtgaccaaacaacaacaaaacttaTCTCCGTGTGTACCGAGCCATTAGACGTTACGCTCCGATAATGAGTGCGTTTTTTGCTCTCTGAGTGAACGACAAGATGTGCGAAAACGAATAAACGCAAACAGAAAGATAATGGTCGAAAGAGATAACTAAGACGATTATTGGGGAAATAAACGCTGGTGCAAAAATGCACGCTGCCGATTAGGTTGGCATAGGTCTTCGTCTATGCTTTTGAGTGTGTATTAAAACTGCTTGATATGTGTCTGCTTGACTGTAAAGGAACGTATTTTTCAAGTTGCACATCCATTTCTTTAAAAGACAGATGCTTTAACCGTTGAAATAGCCGTTTGAAAAGTATCAATTTCCATGTGTTCAGTATGCTGACAGTAGACAGCGCTTCTCTTATCTCTTATAATATAATTCATTAATACTTGATGTGCCTCATCATAATCATGACCCAGTAAGCTGAGAACGAAAATGCACCATTTTCGTTGTTCGTTTCacacattttcattcaatCTGCGAGCGAGCGAAACGTGCTCTGCGTCAAATTTTGATGAAGTTCAGATTGAATTTATGATGGGTCAGGTACGCGAGTCATAAAACTTTGGCCCGAGACAGAAGGTTCGGCAGTTCAGCTTAAACCGTCACACGTTGTGTACAGACCGTGCCAGGGCAATGCCAAACAGGAAGTTTGTATCAGTTCCCAAACTTTGCTGAGTGACAAAAATTAATAGGGAAAGTTATGTCGTTCGTAATGAAAACGATCCATTCATTGCGTACCGTTGATAATAGCGCAGATCATAAAACTCTAACTTCTGTTCTAACTCTATCTAACATGCTCTATGTTTGACGATTTGGGCTTTATTATTCGTTTCTTTTAGCAAATACGCAAGCCTAAACACCAGTCATTCTGGTTATTCGTTAACAAATTTAACCATTATCGTATTTAGATGACCACCATAATTTGCTGATAATTCCAATACACCATGCACCATGAGCGGTAATCGGAACCGTGTATCGTGCGTTTGGAAGCTTTAGTACGGCCGTTGGCTCGTTATTTTTCCCATCCAATCCGCTTACTAATTCATGGCACGAAAGTTCATACCGTTTCGCTACGGAAGGGAACCGGCAACCGCCGAGTTGCCCAAAAGCGCAGAaaccaaataaacaaacaacccCGTGTGGAACTGGAGAAAGAAAGCAGCCTTGCCAAACAAACACGTATTTACCTTTTCCGCAAACCATTGTTTCGCCCGGTGGCTAACAGCATTATTGTTACTGGCTTACCCCAGAGTTCGTAATGCTCGTTTACCGCAGCTTTTGGTAACGATTTGCCGAATGGCGGATGGTGTTTTTCAGAATGCCAGCGAGGACGCGACACAGAGAGCAGGAAgtttggtggtggcggtgggcGAATTTGATAACTTTTTGGTCATCGTGGCCGCTGATTTGTTGAAGCTGCCGGTCGAGAGAGAAAACCGCGCCAGTGGTGAAACGGATACAATCATTTCCGAGTGACTGTGGCATCGACCGCAGGCTTGTGGATTTCCCCCCCGCCCCGGGGCAGCATGCATTGAATTTTATGGCTTGGTAAAAGATTAACTTCGCCGGTTTGTGTAATGACTTTGTTGCTTTGGTTTGCATTGGATTTTGAAATTGAGTTCTTGGGAAGTCGTTCTATATCCAATTACTGTTACTGCGGGGTGAATGAATGGGTGCAAATATTGATGGAATTAttgcaaaaacacaaaactactATGCAGTAGCGTTCAATATTGGATTTCCTATAAAAATAATGTGCATTAAACATGCGAAAAATATGCCTTTTCATTCAGATCAAATGCTCTCAAGTAATAGAGCGAGCACTGAACAAAAGCCACTTTGTTGTTGCAGCTCTTTTCATTCGTATTCGTCGTCTATCGTCGCAGCAAGATTCTAACTCATAAAACTGAAATCATCCCACTGGCAAAAGACTCGAATCCCCGCCAGAACCGTTCGAGATGGGCGCGTATTTGCAATTCCAATTTCAGCTTTTATGAAGCGCACTTACGTTCCATTACTGCTGGCGCTGTGTTCACCAAGAAGCAAGGAACCCTGCCAATACGTTTGTATGCTTCCGTAAAAAATCCAGCAAAAGAAAGCGCAAGACAGCgctcggagccgtcggagagaaaaaaaatcattaatgaAATCGTCTCATCTTTTTTGATTGATGAGGTTGAACCATGGGCGACTCCACGCTTCCATGATATTTGATTGTTATGAAGCGATTTCTATTGTGAATCGGGGCCGTATGGTATCAATCGTTCCTGCGAAGCTCTGTGTAGTAAAGGTAGATAGTATCGTGGTGCCGGGAGAAGGCTACAGCATCACACCATAATCGATTTCCTGCGAGAATAGTCTTGAATAATCTATACAAATCAACACACTGCTGCATATTCAATCATTACAAAGCATTCGAGCAATGTGTTGCGGGGCGCGAGCTCAACTAGTATCAATACTTCACTTCGGAGTGTTATTGATGTGTGTATCGATCGATTATACATACATTAAACGGCATGAGGTTGTAGTTAAAGAAGCATTTGGATTAGCTGGTTGCCGTATCATTAGTCTTGTTTCTCAGCTCCGAAAGAGGAATACGGCCATTACTTTAATTAGAAGCCCGTGATAAGATGTTTGCGTTGCTTACTTTTGACCCACGATACGCTGATTGACCAAATCCTATTTCCTATCCCATTCACCAAACGGCGGTCACACCAAACACTCAAACGTCATCACATCGAAAGCAAACAATATCGCTGCTCTCATTTCCCTGCACCGCAcctaatcatcatcatcaatgcTCATATCCTCTTCTATTTGCAGGAAAGCTTCTCCTACTCGACCACGCACCACGAACGGTTCTAGTGGGAAAACCGTCTGTCCGGACGATGGTTTCAAAGGGTGATTACGACGATACTTATGTATTCTAAGCCGCCCCACGCCCCAAAGAAGCGCTGATAGTTGTTTACACAAACATACGGCTCGTTCCGAAGCAACACGCAGACGACAGCAGGCGAAGCtggcgt
This sequence is a window from Anopheles merus strain MAF chromosome 3R, AmerM5.1, whole genome shotgun sequence. Protein-coding genes within it:
- the LOC121597802 gene encoding facilitated trehalose transporter Tret1-like, with protein sequence MTTSPWISRLLLHRNEYLASFSATLCIFMVLCTNAWSSPALPKLLNVPNPPLSITSGDGSWIVSIQAIGGIFGMILVGLTVDRFGRKWPFIASALPVIAGWIMIALARTALLLYIARFLFGISYGMAYGIISIYIGEITSDEVRGAAASLITVLAKLAILFEYSVGPYVSFETLAWLSMVGPVLFLLTFVWMPESPHYLLGRGRSLKWLRRTSAVEEELNCTRKSIERTASERGSMRELFLPAYRNNIIIVLILAVGMQMSGVQAVLSYAQTIFSQISSDLTDAQMSIVLGVVQMVTVSFPVFLVDRVGRRPLLLWSGAGSCIGLLLVSIYFTLEAAGVNVESFGWVSFVGLLFFVISYAFGMATVPFAIMSEIFPKNIRAHANALFGILSGVAIFAVLKLFQIALDNVGAYLPFWVFTVSIGLTFGFVFLYIPETKGKSLDEVQEIIAGWRRKRVPSKSVIVGD